The Streptomyces sp. NBC_01275 genome has a segment encoding these proteins:
- a CDS encoding restriction endonuclease: MAKAVDWLLAHWWLLLVAAVIAVLAGIGWWQQRAQRAQWEQAQARALRYGLPQLDTLPHRQFEYAVRDLMRRDGCADAVQVGGQGDLGADVKATDPLGRRWVIQCKHRRHGEHGAAVGTPELQALNGTGRPVHQADVVVMVTNGRITQPGQVFARQQRLHLVDRTLLGAWASGVRPLWELLPALPPPRRPSARS, from the coding sequence GTGGCGAAAGCGGTCGACTGGCTTCTCGCGCACTGGTGGCTGCTGCTGGTCGCGGCCGTCATCGCCGTTCTGGCAGGCATCGGATGGTGGCAGCAGCGGGCTCAGCGCGCCCAGTGGGAGCAGGCCCAGGCGCGTGCCCTGCGCTACGGACTGCCGCAGCTGGACACACTGCCCCACCGGCAGTTCGAGTACGCGGTCCGGGACCTGATGCGCCGGGACGGCTGCGCCGACGCCGTCCAGGTCGGCGGACAGGGCGACCTCGGGGCGGACGTGAAGGCGACCGACCCGCTGGGACGCCGCTGGGTGATCCAGTGCAAGCACCGCCGTCACGGCGAGCACGGCGCAGCCGTGGGCACACCGGAACTGCAGGCGCTGAACGGCACCGGACGCCCGGTCCACCAGGCGGACGTGGTCGTGATGGTCACCAACGGAAGGATCACCCAGCCCGGCCAGGTCTTCGCCCGGCAGCAGCGCCTGCACCTCGTGGACCGCACACTGCTCGGCGCCTGGGCATCCGGGGTGCGACCGCTGTGGGAGCTACTGCCCGCACTGCCTCCGCCTCGCAGGCCGTCTGCACGGTCCTGA